The following are encoded together in the bacterium genome:
- a CDS encoding L-rhamnose mutarotase, with the protein MGFSQPNRRVQRYGMIIGIRPEKIEEYKRLHAKPWPGVVNMIRDCNIRNFSIYLKEAEPGKYYLFSYYEYVGNDFEADMAKMAADPTTQEWWKNTDPCQIPIPLRGEKEFWANMEEVFHSE; encoded by the coding sequence ATGGGTTTCAGTCAGCCGAACCGCAGGGTTCAGCGCTATGGTATGATTATCGGTATACGGCCTGAAAAAATCGAAGAATACAAACGTCTCCATGCCAAACCATGGCCCGGAGTCGTCAATATGATCCGTGACTGCAACATCCGTAATTTCTCGATATACCTGAAAGAGGCGGAACCCGGAAAATACTATCTGTTTTCATACTACGAGTATGTGGGAAACGATTTCGAGGCGGATATGGCAAAAATGGCAGCCGATCCCACAACGCAGGAATGGTGGAAAAACACCGATCCCTGCCAGATTCCGATACCGCTGCGGGGCGAGAAGGAATTCTGGGCAAACATGGAAGAGGTATTTCACAGCGAATAA
- a CDS encoding zinc ribbon domain-containing protein, producing MKNCRECGHEVSEQANTCPKCGAPRPAKAVLDGYGFEYKSPVKLLGIPLIHISFKYSPNKIPVVARGIIAIGQFAVGFITIAQIGIGFIGAGQIIAAFYALAQVGLCIFRGYGQVIRTLF from the coding sequence TGCGGCCATGAGGTTTCCGAACAGGCCAATACCTGCCCGAAATGCGGCGCCCCGCGCCCCGCGAAAGCTGTCTTGGACGGTTATGGATTCGAATACAAAAGCCCCGTTAAGCTGCTCGGAATCCCGCTCATCCATATATCCTTCAAGTACAGCCCCAATAAAATACCCGTTGTCGCGAGAGGAATTATCGCCATAGGCCAGTTCGCTGTGGGATTTATAACAATCGCCCAGATCGGCATCGGTTTCATCGGCGCCGGGCAGATTATCGCGGCATTTTACGCGCTGGCGCAGGTCGGGCTCTGCATTTTCAGAGGCTACGGCCAGGTTATCAGGACATTATTCTGA